CCCTTTATCTTGTAAACAAAATCCTTCCTACAGTATTAATCGTTTCCGCGAGTATTTACCCCCCTGACGCCTGCTGAATACGTGAAGAAAGTAAGTACTCAGTAAGACTACTCTAGGGGTAATTACTTTAGTCTAAAGAAAATGCTCAGTGATTAGCGATTTTTCCAGTGTAAAGGATTCTTGCTTTTAAACGGTGCGTATTCAATGCATGCAGCCATTAATTTTTCACTTTCTCTTTGCTAGGTTACTGCTTGATAAATCGTTGCTCTAACGTATGCCCAGTTTTAGTAAAAATTCGTAGGATATAGGCACCTTTAGGCAAGGTGTTTACCTGGATCTTCTTATCGAATACTGCTTTCTGCCAGAGCACGAGTCCTTGTAGGTTCAAAACCTGGATTTTAGCTACATCGAGGGTAGGTGATAATTCGATTGCTAACTCACCTTCGGTTGGATTGGGATATATTGTCAAATCGTAGCTGATGCCCGCATTCTTTACAGAAATCATCTTCGAATCATGAGTAGTACCATCCTCATCTATTTGTTTCAGGCGATAATAGGTGATTGGACTACACGGCAAACGGTCCCAAAAGGTATAACCTTGCAGCGTAGTTGTCGTTCCCGCACCTTTGACTAAGCCTATGACCTCAAATTGTTTACCGTTGGGACTTCGCTCAATCAGAAAATGGCTATTGGTGGTCTCCTGAGCCGTTGACCATAAAAGTTGATTCCCTAGTTCTGCTTTATTTTTTCCAGAAAAGTGGATGAATGTAACGGGTAAGGGGGTCTCAATGGCTACGTACACCTGAATGGGAACCCGGGTTGAGCTGCCCAAATATTGCACGGTTAAGGTGTCCCGGCCCATTTGATTTCCCTGAACCTGGCCTTCTCCCAGATAAGAAGCGATATTTTCTTTAAACTGATACGTTACTCCTGCCAAAGCTGATAAGTCCCGTTCTACTCCGTCGTCAAACAGCCCCGTTACAGTTAATTGCTGCGTACCCTGTAAACTCACGAGTACGCTAGCAGGTTGTACGGAGATACTTTTCAAATTCACGTTTGGAACCACCTGGAGGGTTACCGTAGTATCCATCAATTCATACCCTGCTTCCCCAAATCCTAACGCTGCTAAGCGTAAGGTACCGATAGCGTTAGTCGGCACCTGATAAGTAAAAGTGGTCGTAGTGGGATCAACTATCTTTTGATACGTTCCGACGGAAGCGTTTCCGGCAAAAAACACGATATTTTTTATATCTTGACTAACGTTGACGGAAACCGTAACGAATTGATTGGGTCGTACAGTTGTACCGGAAAGGGGCTGAGCAATGTGTAGAGTCGATGCTTGGGTTGCAGCAGCCGTGTAGCCCCTAGCCCCCTTATTCGTTTCGCTTAGAAAATCAGGTATTTTTTCTGGGAAAGGGTCATACCACGTTTTACTAAATAGTGGATCTGCTGGACTCTTTTTAAGCAATTCTTTTACCTTTTCAATAACAATGGGGTTTACGGTAGAACCCATGTGATTTTGATTTGCCGGGATCAACGTTACATTGGATGGACTTAAGCCCCCCCTTTGGCTCTGATCAGATACTGTAATGTCATTGTAGCCGTCAAACAATTCCTGCGTCAATCTATTTAATAAAATCGCAATATCATTTCCGGGGGAAGGTAGCATAGACTTGTATTTAAAGAGGGCCGCCTGCAGTACTAGAGCTGACCAATCATTGATTACTGAAAGAGGGTCTACCTGATCCATCGGAATTTCATACCTGGTCACAATCGCATGGCAGGGAACCGAATTATGAGTTCTTGTCGGACCATTTAATAATTCAGTAAGGGCAACACTGCCTACCCGTAAATCTCTGATCGCTTGAAATTTCCACTCTCCACCCATTATAAAACTGGCCACTGTCAAAGCTCCGTAAAAAACTTGATGATCAACTAGATTACCTACTTGAGATCCTCCGTGTGGCGTATTCAGCGTAATAACTCGATTAACGGCTGAGTGATAATTCGTTTGAACATGGATTCGGCTCAGAATCCCCCCCATGCTATGCCCAATTAAATCACATTTTCCAGCTGATATTTGAGCATTATTGCAATCCAATAAAATGAGTTTTAATCGTTCCTGCAACAAGGCAGAATTGTCCCAAAAGCCCATACCTGACCGATCGGAATATCTCACTATATGCACTTGCCTATCGCTATAGAGCTCTGCTTGCAAGCCCACTTTCATCAATTCAAAAATTTTCCCTTTAGATAACAAGCCATGAATCAAAGCTACAGGAGGCCGGACAACAGTCAGCTTTAATTTACCCACTTGAGTAGCACCTTGGTAAATGAGTAAGGTAATCAAATACTCTCGT
This is a stretch of genomic DNA from Siphonobacter curvatus. It encodes these proteins:
- a CDS encoding T9SS type A sorting domain-containing protein, yielding MKKKFYLFILLLSLLTYDRSYGQLMELDSIEVSMLGGKASSQFTLPSTKIVVKSFVGPTTTFQGSNNKNEKGNPFYSKQVESGAIFYEVRVVPNFPENVRGPRINRTGASSFIAVKYDAEGYKKIWMTLSVGAFRIVGSSTQDWEYQFRYFKDTRTGEETASLGTVSNTNTYAGQEVVASVKVYEKNTTLLSLYNEFKIGNQAAPLTRTFLEEINLGINKNINAKTKVCADGSEATVIEVKGKQANDVSIKIENTSIGNEERDGELINPIKQVDKFRITYKHPSFFNSERAQREYLITLLIYQGATQVGKLKLTVVRPPVALIHGLLSKGKIFELMKVGLQAELYSDRQVHIVRYSDRSGMGFWDNSALLQERLKLILLDCNNAQISAGKCDLIGHSMGGILSRIHVQTNYHSAVNRVITLNTPHGGSQVGNLVDHQVFYGALTVASFIMGGEWKFQAIRDLRVGSVALTELLNGPTRTHNSVPCHAIVTRYEIPMDQVDPLSVINDWSALVLQAALFKYKSMLPSPGNDIAILLNRLTQELFDGYNDITVSDQSQRGGLSPSNVTLIPANQNHMGSTVNPIVIEKVKELLKKSPADPLFSKTWYDPFPEKIPDFLSETNKGARGYTAAATQASTLHIAQPLSGTTVRPNQFVTVSVNVSQDIKNIVFFAGNASVGTYQKIVDPTTTTFTYQVPTNAIGTLRLAALGFGEAGYELMDTTVTLQVVPNVNLKSISVQPASVLVSLQGTQQLTVTGLFDDGVERDLSALAGVTYQFKENIASYLGEGQVQGNQMGRDTLTVQYLGSSTRVPIQVYVAIETPLPVTFIHFSGKNKAELGNQLLWSTAQETTNSHFLIERSPNGKQFEVIGLVKGAGTTTTLQGYTFWDRLPCSPITYYRLKQIDEDGTTHDSKMISVKNAGISYDLTIYPNPTEGELAIELSPTLDVAKIQVLNLQGLVLWQKAVFDKKIQVNTLPKGAYILRIFTKTGHTLEQRFIKQ